The Terriglobia bacterium genome contains a region encoding:
- a CDS encoding ABC transporter ATP-binding protein: protein AAAKYPHEFSGGQRQRIGIARAIACSPRFVVADEPVSALDPPVQAQIVNLMVELQERLGLAYLFIAHDLRIVEHISDRVAVMYLGRIVEEADAASLYREPLHPYTKALLASAPRPSPGPPAPPALEGEPPSPTRPPPGCAFHPRCPVADETCSRLAPVLLPAGEGRKVACHRVHPDGGSSDGT from the coding sequence GGCGGCGGCGAAGTACCCGCACGAGTTCTCCGGCGGGCAGCGGCAGCGGATCGGCATCGCGAGGGCGATCGCCTGCTCCCCGCGGTTCGTGGTCGCGGACGAGCCGGTCTCGGCCCTCGATCCGCCGGTGCAGGCGCAGATCGTGAACCTCATGGTGGAGCTGCAGGAGCGGCTCGGTCTCGCGTACCTCTTCATCGCCCACGATCTCAGGATCGTCGAGCACATCAGCGACCGGGTCGCGGTGATGTACCTCGGGAGGATCGTCGAGGAAGCCGACGCGGCCTCGCTCTACCGGGAGCCGCTCCACCCCTACACGAAGGCGCTCCTGGCCTCCGCGCCCAGGCCGTCGCCGGGCCCTCCGGCCCCTCCGGCCCTCGAGGGAGAGCCGCCGTCGCCGACCCGTCCGCCCCCGGGATGCGCCTTTCACCCGCGCTGCCCCGTGGCGGACGAAACCTGCTCGCGCCTGGCGCCGGTGCTGCTCCCCGCCGGGGAGGGGCGGAAGGTGGCCTGCCACCGCGTCCATCCCGACGGCGGCTCGTCCGACGGTACCTGA
- a CDS encoding TolC family protein has protein sequence MSRTRTMLMAVSVCLLAAVLFCQPARAEEAKGEEGVRLSLADALRSALENNLGLVIARRDPRIAALNVDLAKAVFDPVLGGTFQHSYSKTEEILQPDFSTGTLQFVSIGSKTTNDNAGATWTQLLNFGGTYQVGLNSSRSDQSPSFRSYNPSINTGLTFGWSMPLLKGYGSEATTENLVMAKRGVEMSDADLKRQAQLTIESVEDAYWDLVAAGETLAVAKKSLKLAQDLYDLNKRKVEVGTLAPIEITQAEAGVASREEGVILAEAGLASSQDNLRQLLAVPKDSRLWDQPIVPTDQPTFEPRSPDLGRAIEKALESRGEMTSARLDLQNKQLAEQVARRRLRPQLDLTAGVTPSGNNIIGQRVVGTDVQPIVGGLSDSFTEIPKFRNYDWSVGLVLTYPLGNRREQAGYATATLTREKAELSLVNTDLTVRVDVRTAVRNIESGVKRVTAARSNTLLQQKKLEAEQKKFENGMSTSFEVLTFQTDLANAQQAEIQAMTDYNKALAALERAQGTLLEARNLRMESGTRK, from the coding sequence GTGAGTAGAACGCGGACGATGCTGATGGCGGTCTCGGTGTGCCTCCTGGCCGCCGTCCTCTTCTGCCAGCCCGCCCGGGCGGAAGAGGCGAAGGGAGAGGAGGGGGTCCGTCTCTCCTTGGCGGACGCCCTTCGCTCGGCCCTCGAGAACAACCTGGGCCTGGTCATCGCAAGGCGGGATCCGCGGATCGCGGCGCTCAACGTCGACCTGGCGAAGGCGGTCTTCGACCCCGTGCTCGGCGGGACGTTCCAGCACTCGTATTCGAAGACCGAGGAGATCCTGCAGCCGGACTTCTCCACGGGCACGCTGCAGTTCGTCTCCATCGGCTCGAAGACGACCAACGACAACGCGGGGGCGACCTGGACCCAGCTGCTCAACTTCGGCGGCACCTACCAGGTCGGGCTCAACTCGTCGAGAAGCGACCAGTCCCCGTCGTTTCGCTCGTACAACCCGTCCATCAACACCGGGCTGACCTTCGGCTGGAGCATGCCGCTCCTCAAGGGGTACGGCAGCGAGGCGACGACCGAGAACCTCGTCATGGCCAAGCGCGGCGTCGAGATGAGCGATGCGGACCTCAAGCGCCAGGCTCAACTGACGATCGAATCCGTCGAGGACGCCTACTGGGACCTCGTCGCCGCGGGCGAGACGCTGGCGGTCGCGAAGAAGTCCCTGAAGCTCGCGCAGGACCTCTACGACCTCAACAAGAGGAAGGTCGAGGTCGGAACGCTCGCCCCGATCGAGATCACTCAAGCCGAGGCGGGCGTCGCATCGCGCGAGGAAGGAGTCATCCTCGCGGAGGCGGGCCTGGCCAGCTCCCAGGACAACCTCCGCCAGCTCCTGGCCGTCCCGAAGGACAGCCGCCTCTGGGACCAGCCGATCGTGCCCACCGACCAGCCGACGTTCGAGCCCCGGTCGCCCGACCTCGGGCGCGCCATCGAGAAGGCGCTGGAGTCGCGGGGCGAGATGACGAGCGCCCGGCTCGATCTCCAGAACAAGCAGCTGGCGGAGCAGGTGGCGCGGCGCAGGCTGCGGCCACAACTCGACCTGACCGCCGGGGTCACTCCCAGCGGCAACAACATCATCGGCCAGAGGGTCGTCGGCACCGACGTCCAGCCGATCGTGGGGGGCCTGAGCGACTCCTTCACCGAGATCCCCAAGTTCCGGAACTACGACTGGAGCGTCGGTCTCGTCTTGACGTATCCGCTCGGGAATCGGCGGGAGCAGGCCGGCTACGCCACGGCAACCCTCACCCGTGAGAAGGCCGAGTTGTCCCTCGTGAACACCGACCTGACCGTTCGCGTGGACGTCCGCACCGCGGTTCGCAACATCGAGTCCGGCGTGAAGCGGGTCACCGCGGCCCGCTCGAACACCCTGCTGCAGCAGAAGAAGCTCGAGGCGGAGCAGAAGAAGTTCGAGAACGGCATGAGCACCTCGTTCGAGGTGCTGACGTTCCAGACCGACCTTGCGAACGCCCAGCAGGCGGAGATCCAGGCGATGACCGATTACAACAAGGCGCTCGCCGCCCTGGAGCGTGCGCAGGGAACGCTCCTCGAGGCCCGCAACCTCCGGATGGAGTCCGGAACGAGGAAATGA
- a CDS encoding YIP1 family protein, with protein MESTPGSVGAGSEMGAGSRLLNVFFSPSKVFESIARKRGRDWMVPVAILILLGIAGAILVSPKLDVDEAVRVQMQRMEKVRTGMTDADRTKIEEAIRGQMTKMTQGPIRFVWSVLFLVPLFLVPAFYHGIAAAWGKSTSYLSVVAGYAYVQMVQALKGVLLVAVAAPRKSISILEVETLLKSNLGALMNPETASRPLYSLALNVDLFEIWAIVVGVIALSRITRLTPKASALTVGGLWVVWVCIKMIGALIGAAFGG; from the coding sequence ATGGAGAGCACTCCGGGATCGGTCGGCGCCGGGAGCGAGATGGGGGCGGGCTCCCGGCTCCTCAACGTCTTCTTCTCGCCGTCCAAGGTCTTCGAGTCGATCGCCAGGAAGCGGGGACGGGACTGGATGGTCCCGGTGGCCATCCTGATCCTGCTGGGCATCGCCGGCGCAATCCTCGTCTCGCCGAAGCTCGACGTCGACGAAGCGGTCCGGGTCCAGATGCAGAGGATGGAGAAGGTCCGGACCGGGATGACCGACGCCGACCGAACGAAGATCGAGGAGGCGATCCGCGGGCAGATGACGAAGATGACCCAGGGACCCATCCGGTTCGTCTGGTCGGTCCTGTTCCTGGTGCCGCTGTTCCTCGTCCCGGCGTTCTATCACGGCATCGCCGCCGCCTGGGGGAAGAGCACGAGCTACCTCTCGGTGGTCGCCGGATACGCCTACGTCCAGATGGTGCAGGCGCTCAAGGGGGTCCTGCTGGTGGCGGTCGCGGCGCCACGGAAATCGATCAGCATCCTCGAGGTGGAGACGCTCTTGAAGTCCAACCTCGGCGCGCTCATGAACCCGGAGACCGCCAGCCGGCCGCTCTACAGCCTCGCGCTGAACGTGGACCTCTTCGAGATCTGGGCGATCGTCGTCGGCGTGATCGCCCTGTCGCGGATCACCCGATTGACGCCCAAGGCGTCCGCGCTCACGGTGGGCGGCCTGTGGGTGGTCTGGGTCTGCATCAAGATGATCGGAGCGCTGATCGGCGCCGCCTTCGGCGGTTGA
- a CDS encoding efflux RND transporter periplasmic adaptor subunit: MTVLQKSLIGGAAVVVLGAIVATSLLSRQQAKGEEVYMAKAEKKDVISAVTASGRIQPRMKVNVQSQVMGEIVTLPVKEGDPVKKGDLLVQLKPDQYKSEVDRLEANLRMGRIALEQQNVSLENGRRTLSRNRSLYADKLISPEVLEKNELDVKTGEINLKSLNEQISQAEASLSTARDELRKTTIISPIDGIVTLLNAELGEMTLTGTMNNPGTVIMVVSDMGEVLAEVDVDETRVVQVRPGQPARVTVDAVGETHPYDGKVTEIGGTATKRTGQEVLVFPVKVALNQPDPSLRPGMTAKARIETKRVERAVTVPIQSVLLRPAADVEKILVQRAKAGKGGAKDDAKGPKVAEAAGGAKAAVTDPKVGGPAPVPSKPGLAGSDQREVVLKVVNVKAVLVPVKTGISDETSVVILDGIAEGDTVVTGPYREVKKLKDGDAVKESTSKAKESGVEITVE; the protein is encoded by the coding sequence TTGACCGTACTCCAGAAGTCGCTCATCGGCGGCGCCGCCGTGGTCGTGCTCGGCGCCATCGTGGCCACCTCCCTCCTGAGCCGGCAGCAGGCCAAGGGGGAGGAGGTCTACATGGCCAAGGCGGAGAAGAAGGACGTGATCTCCGCCGTGACCGCCTCGGGACGGATCCAGCCGCGCATGAAGGTCAACGTTCAGTCGCAGGTGATGGGCGAGATCGTGACCCTCCCGGTGAAGGAAGGGGACCCGGTCAAGAAGGGCGATCTCCTCGTCCAGTTGAAGCCCGACCAGTACAAGTCCGAGGTGGACCGGCTCGAGGCGAACCTGAGGATGGGACGGATCGCCCTCGAGCAGCAGAACGTCTCCCTCGAGAACGGCCGCCGCACGCTGAGCCGTAACCGCTCGCTTTACGCGGACAAACTGATCTCCCCCGAGGTCCTCGAGAAGAACGAGCTCGACGTGAAGACCGGCGAGATCAACCTCAAAAGCCTCAACGAGCAGATCTCGCAGGCCGAGGCGAGCCTTTCAACCGCCAGGGACGAGCTGCGCAAGACCACCATCATCTCGCCGATCGACGGCATCGTCACCCTGCTCAACGCGGAGCTGGGCGAGATGACGCTCACCGGCACCATGAACAACCCCGGCACCGTGATCATGGTGGTGTCGGACATGGGCGAGGTGCTGGCCGAGGTGGACGTGGACGAGACTCGGGTCGTCCAGGTTCGGCCGGGACAGCCCGCCCGGGTCACCGTGGACGCGGTGGGGGAGACCCACCCCTACGACGGAAAGGTCACGGAGATCGGGGGAACGGCGACGAAGCGGACGGGGCAGGAGGTCTTGGTCTTCCCGGTGAAGGTCGCCCTGAACCAGCCCGACCCGTCCCTGAGGCCCGGCATGACCGCGAAGGCGCGGATCGAGACGAAGCGGGTGGAGCGCGCGGTCACGGTCCCGATCCAATCCGTGCTCCTCCGGCCCGCGGCGGACGTGGAGAAGATCCTCGTGCAGCGGGCGAAGGCCGGCAAGGGCGGGGCCAAGGACGACGCGAAGGGACCGAAGGTCGCGGAAGCCGCGGGCGGCGCGAAGGCCGCCGTGACCGATCCGAAGGTCGGCGGGCCGGCCCCGGTGCCCTCCAAGCCCGGCCTCGCCGGATCCGACCAGCGCGAGGTGGTGCTCAAGGTCGTGAACGTGAAGGCGGTGCTCGTGCCTGTCAAGACCGGGATCAGCGACGAGACCAGCGTCGTGATCCTCGACGGGATCGCCGAGGGCGATACCGTCGTCACCGGACCCTACCGCGAGGTCAAGAAGCTGAAGGACGGCGACGCGGTCAAGGAGAGCACCTCCAAGGCGAAGGA